The Streptomyces pratensis genomic interval GGCTTCCTGATCCTCGGCGAGGCGGCGGGCACCTACCGGATCTCCGCGATCGTCGCCGATCCGCCGGAGACGACACCCGCCGTATCCGTGGCCGTCGTCCTCGTGCTGTGCGGGGCGCTGTCCAAATCGGCGATCTGGCCGTTCAGCCTCTGGCTGCCGAACGCCATGGCTGCTCCCACCCCGGTCAGTGCCTACCTGCACGCCGCGGCCATGGTCAAGGCCGGTGTCTACCTGGTGGCGCGGCTCGCTCCCGCCTTCGCCGACGTGCCCGTCTGGCGGCCGACGGTCCTGGTACTGGGGGGTGCGACCATGCTCCTCGGGGCCTGGCGCGCACTGCGCCTGAACGACCTGAAGCTCGTACTCGCCTACGGCACCGTCAGCCAGCTCGGCTTCCTCACCGTCCTGGCGGGCGCGGGGAACCGGAACGCCGCGCTCGCCGCCGTGGCGATGATCCTGGGGCACGCGCTGTTCAAGGCCGCGCTGTTCCTCGTCACGGGCATCGTGGACCACGCGGCCGGCACCCGTGATCTGCGCAGACTCTCCGGCCTCGGCCGCACCATGCCGTACGTGTGCGCCGTCGCGGTGCTCGCGGCCGCCTCCATGGCGGCTGTGCCGCCACTCCTCGGATTCGCCGCCAAGGAGGCCGCCTTCGACGCGCTGCTGCACGGCGACACGGCCGACCGCTGGGTACTGGCCGTCACCGTCGTCGGCTCGGTGCTGACCGTCGCGTACACCCTCCGCTTCGTCTGGGGAGCGTTCGCCCGCAAGCCGGGTGTCGCCGACACCCCCGCCCACCGCGTCGGCGCCGCCTTCCTGGCCCCGCCCGCCGTCCTCGCAGTGGCCGGGCTGGTGCTGGGCCCCGGAGTCGGATGGACGGACCGTCTGTTCGCCGCCTACGCCGACGCGTTCCCCGCCCCGGCCCATCCCTACCACCTCGCGCTCTGGCACGGCTTCAACGTCGTCCTGCTGCTGTCCGCCCTGACCTGGGCGGGTGGCGCCGTCCTCTTCGCCGGACGCGCCACGGTCACCCGGATCTCCCGGCGCGTCGCCTGGCCGACCGCGGACAGTGTCTTCGGGCACCTCCTGCTCGGCCTGGAACGCGTCGCCCTCCAGGTCACCGGCTTCGTCCAGCGCGGCTCCCTCTCCGGCTACCTGGCCATCACCCTGACCGTGATGCTGGCCGGCCAGCTGGCGGTCCTGGTCACGGACCGCCCCTGGGAAGGAGCGGCCGCCCCCCGGATCTGGGACGCCCCGCTCCAGGGCGCGGTCGCCGTGCTCACCTGTGCGGCAGCCCTGTCCTGTCTGACCGTCAGCCGCCGGATGAAGGCGGTCGTCCTGGCGGGGCTGACCGGGTACGGGGCGGCGCTGCTGTTCGTCGTGCAGGGCGCCCCCGACCTGGCGCTCACCCAGTTCTGCGTCGAGACCGTGTCGATGATCGTGTTCGTCCTGGTCCTGCGCCGGATGCCGGTGCGTTTCGAGGAGTCGATCGGCACCTGGCGGCGGAAACTGCGGATCCCGGTTGCGCTGGCCGCCGCGGCGACGGTCGGCGTGGCCGTGTGGGCGGCGGGCGCGGCACGCGTCGCCGAGCCCGCGGGCGCGGCGATGGTCGAGGAGGTCGCCCATCACGGTCTCAAGGACGTGGTGGCCACCATCCTGGTCGATCTGCGGGCCTGGGACACGATGGGGGAGTCCGCCGTCCTCGCGGCGGCGGCGATCGGGGTGACCAGCCTGATCTACCTCCACCGCCGCAGCGAGACTGCCGTGAACAGGGAGGAGCTGCGGGGGGAGACCGCCTGGACGCTGGCGCGCGGACGGCTGACCGGTCTGCCGCAGGGAGACGACACGGCACCCGAACGCAGCTGGCTGGCCGCCGGATCCACCCTTGCGCCCGAGCACCGGTCCGTCGTCTTCGAAGTGGTCGCCCGGCTGCTCTTCCATCCCATTCTGGTGCTCTCCCTGTACCTGCTGTTCTGCGCCGAGAACATGCCGGGAGGCGGCTTCGTCGCCGGGCTCGTGGCCGGACTGGCTCTCATCACCCGCTACCTGGCAGGCGGCAGGTTCGAGCTCGCGGAGGCCGCGCCCCTGCAGCCCGGACTCTTCACCGGACTCGGACTGTTCGTGTCCACCGCGGTCGCCCTGGGCGGGCTCGCGGAAGGCACCGTGCTCCACGCCTGGACCTATCACGGGCATCTGCCCCTGTTCGGTGACTACCACCTGAGCACGTCGGTCCTCTTCGACTTCGGTGTCTACCTGCTGGTCTTCGGTGTGGTCCTGGACATCGTGCGGGCGCTGGGGGCCAAGGTCGACCGGCAGATCGAACGGGCCGCCGGCGCGCTGGCCCCCGCGACGGACTCAGGGACGGGGGAGTCCAGCCGATGACCATGAGCGTCTCGCTCCTCGCCACGGCCGTCGTCCTCTGCGCGGTCGGAGGCATCCTCATGCTCACCCGGCCGCTCACCCGCATCCTGCTCGGCGCGGTGATCGCGGGCAACGGCATCAACCTGCTGGTCCTCTCGTCGACCGGCTCCGCGGGCGCGGCGCCCCTGCTCTACGGTGTGCCGCTGCGGCGGATCACCGACCCGCTGCCCCAGGCCATCGCCCTCACCGCCATCGTCATCACCCTCGCCACCACGGCCTTCCTGCTCGCCATGGCCTACCGCAGCTTCCAGCTGACCGGCACGGACGAGGTCCATGACGACCTGGAGGACCGGCGTATCTTCCTGCGCGCCGAGGTGATGGGGCAGCGGGCCGAACTCCGCGAGGAGTACCGGGCGGAGCCCGGGCGCACCCGCAAGGACCGCACCCGCTACAAGCAGGAGCACCGCAGGCTGCGCGCCCGGCTCCGTGCCGACCGGGCCCTGCAGGCCCGGGGCCGCGACGCCGGCGGTGACCTGTGGCACGACGTGCTGGGAGCCGACCCCGAGGACTACGTGAACGACACGGACGACGACCGAGGAGCCGCCCGATGAACGCGCTCGTCCCGCTGCCGGTCCTCCTGCCGCTCTGTGCCACCGGGCTGAGCCTCGCCTTCGGCACCCGGCTCGCGCGCTTCCAGCGCTTCATCAGCGTCGCCGTGCTCAGCGCCGTCCTCTGCCTCTCGGTGATCCTGATGATCGCCGCCGACCGGCAGGGACCCCTCTCCGTCCACCTCGGCGACTTCGCCCCGCCGCTCGGCATCACGCTGGTCGCCGACCGGCTGTCGGGCCTGATGCTGACCGTCTCCTCGGCGGTCACCCTCGCGGTCCTGGTCTACTCACTGGGCCAGGGCATGGCGGACCGGGACAAGGAGACGCCCGTCGCCGTCTTCCACCCCGCCTATCTCATCCTGGTCGCCGGGGTCTCCCTCACCTTCATCGCCGGCGACCTCGTCAACCTTTACGTCGGCTTCGAGATCATGCTGGTCGCCAGCTTCGTCCTGCTCACGCTCGGCGGAACCGGCCCCCGGATCCGGGCGGGCTCGACGTACGTGATCATCTCGCTGTTCTCCTCGATGCTGTTCCTGACGGCGATCGCCATGGCCTACGCGGCCACGGGCACGGCCAACTTCGCCCAGCTGGCCCTCCGGCTGCCCGACCTCCCCCTCGGTGTGCAGACCCTGGTCCAGGCCATGCTGCTCACCGTCTTCGCCATCAAGGCCGCCGTCTTCCCCCTCGCCGCCTGGCTCCCCGACTCCTACCCGACGGCGCCCGCGCCCGTCACCGCCGTCTTCGCGGGCCTGCTGACGAAGGTCGGCATCTACTGCATGCTGCGCGTCGAGACCCTGTTCTTCCCCGGGAACCGGCTCGGCGACCTGCTGATGGCCGTAGCCCTCGCCTCGATGACCGTGGGCATTCTCGGCGCGGTCGCCCAGACCGACCTCAAGCGGCTCTTCTCCTTCACCCTGATCAGCCACATCGGCTACATGGTCTTCGGAATCGGCCTCGCCACCCGGGAGGCCTACGGTGGCGCGATCTTCTACGTGGCCCACCACATCACCGTCCAGACCACCCTCTTCCTCGTCGCGGGCCTCATCGAACGCCGGGGCGGCACCAACGAGCTGACCCGGCTCGGCGGACTGGCCCGGGCGGCTCCGCTGCTCGCGGTCCTCTTCTTCGTCCCCGCGATGAACTTCGCCGGCATCCCACCGCTCTCCGGTTTCATCGGGAAGCTCGGACTCATGCGGGCAGGTGTCGCCGACGGCAGCGTGTGGGCCTGGATCCTCGTCGCCGGTGCCACGGTGACGAGCCTGCTCACCCTGTACGTGATGGCCAAGATCTGGAATCTGGCCTTCTGGCGTACGGAGCCCCCGGGGCAGGCCGCCTACGGCACCGTCCTCGAGACCGCCGACGACAGCGACGACGACGATGCCGACGCCGGACCCGACCGCATCCCCGGCACGGGCGACGAAGGAGTGGGACCGCCCCGGGCCCCGGCCGGACAGACCGTTGCCGCCACCCTCCAGGGGCGGGCCGTCACGACCACGGTCCGTCCGCCCGTGGCCATGACCGCCGCCACTGCGGGCGCCGTCCTGCTCGGCCTCGCCTTCACCGTGCTGGCCGGTCCGCTGACGGCCTTCACCGACCGCGCGGCAGCCGAACTCATCGAGCGCCGCCCCTATGTGGAGGAGGTGCTCGGCCGGTGAGACGACTGATCACGCTGTCGTACCACAACCCCGACCTGCCCCCCTTCAGCATCGAGTTCGCCGGCCGCAGGCGCCGTGTGCTCGACCTTCCGCTGATCTCCTGGCTCACCCTGATCTGGGTCATGCTGTGGTCCACCCTGACCTGGGCCAACGTCGTCACCGGCGCGGTCGTCGCGGTGATCGTCTGCCTGGCGTTCCCCCTGCCGCAGGTCGATCTGGGGCTGCGGCTGCACCCCTGGGGCATCCTCCGGCTCGGCGGCTACCTGCTCTACGACATGTACACCTCGGGAGTGAAGGTCACCCGGCAGATCTTCGCCGACCGTCCGCACCGGCCCGCCGTCATCGGCGTGCCCCTGCGCTGCCGCAGCGACCTGATGCTCGCCGCGACCGCCGTCACCGTCTCGAACGTGCCGGGCGGCTCCCTCGTCGAGGTGCGCAGGGCGACGGCCACGCTCTTCCTGCACGTCCTGGACGCGGACAGGCCCGAGGAGCTGGAGGCGGCCCGGCGGTCCGTCTGGAAGCTGGAGGAGCTCACGGTCCGTGCCTTCGGCACCTCCGACGAGATCGCGCGCGTCTCCGAACCGCCACCGGCCGCAGAATCCGGCACCGGCACCGGCACCGGCACCGGCTCCGATTCCGACTCCGGGCAGGGGGAGACATGACCGGTCCCGAGACCGTCGACCGGGTGCTGATCAGTGCCGCGGTCGTGCTCGTCGTCGTCGCGGGCGCGCTGCTGCTCTTCCGGATCAGCCGCGGGCCCTCCATGCTCGACCGGGCCATCGCGCTCGATGTCTTCGCCGCCGTGATAATCGCGGGGCTGGGCGCCAAGTCCGCTTTCGCCCGGGACGCGTTCTACTTCCCGATCATGCTGGTACTCGCCTTTCTCGGCTTCACCGGATCCGTGGGCATCGCCCGTTTCATCGCCGTCCGGGACAAGCCGTTGCCACGTAGGAAGCCCGCCGGGAAGGAGGGACGGAAATGAATGTCTGGCTGCAGATCGCGGACACGGCCGGGGCGGTCCTCGTCCTCCTCGGCGCGGCGATCAGCCTTCTCGGGGTGGTCGGCATGGTGAAGCTGCCCGACGTCCTGTCACGCAGTCACGCGGCGACCAAGCCGCAGACCCTGGGGCTGCTGCTG includes:
- a CDS encoding Na+/H+ antiporter subunit A gives rise to the protein MTVLVLSHFALAACAAPLVRRFGRYAFLVLALPPAAATVWAVTEWSGAEAGRAVTWSWEWIAAYDVSIAFRLDALAELMVLLAAGVGMLVLLYCASYFTDDSPQLASFAGNLLAFAGAMLALVLADDLISLYVFWELTTVFSYLLIGHTSRRKQNRRSALQALTVTTLGGLAMLVGFLILGEAAGTYRISAIVADPPETTPAVSVAVVLVLCGALSKSAIWPFSLWLPNAMAAPTPVSAYLHAAAMVKAGVYLVARLAPAFADVPVWRPTVLVLGGATMLLGAWRALRLNDLKLVLAYGTVSQLGFLTVLAGAGNRNAALAAVAMILGHALFKAALFLVTGIVDHAAGTRDLRRLSGLGRTMPYVCAVAVLAAASMAAVPPLLGFAAKEAAFDALLHGDTADRWVLAVTVVGSVLTVAYTLRFVWGAFARKPGVADTPAHRVGAAFLAPPAVLAVAGLVLGPGVGWTDRLFAAYADAFPAPAHPYHLALWHGFNVVLLLSALTWAGGAVLFAGRATVTRISRRVAWPTADSVFGHLLLGLERVALQVTGFVQRGSLSGYLAITLTVMLAGQLAVLVTDRPWEGAAAPRIWDAPLQGAVAVLTCAAALSCLTVSRRMKAVVLAGLTGYGAALLFVVQGAPDLALTQFCVETVSMIVFVLVLRRMPVRFEESIGTWRRKLRIPVALAAAATVGVAVWAAGAARVAEPAGAAMVEEVAHHGLKDVVATILVDLRAWDTMGESAVLAAAAIGVTSLIYLHRRSETAVNREELRGETAWTLARGRLTGLPQGDDTAPERSWLAAGSTLAPEHRSVVFEVVARLLFHPILVLSLYLLFCAENMPGGGFVAGLVAGLALITRYLAGGRFELAEAAPLQPGLFTGLGLFVSTAVALGGLAEGTVLHAWTYHGHLPLFGDYHLSTSVLFDFGVYLLVFGVVLDIVRALGAKVDRQIERAAGALAPATDSGTGESSR
- a CDS encoding Na(+)/H(+) antiporter subunit C, whose amino-acid sequence is MTMSVSLLATAVVLCAVGGILMLTRPLTRILLGAVIAGNGINLLVLSSTGSAGAAPLLYGVPLRRITDPLPQAIALTAIVITLATTAFLLAMAYRSFQLTGTDEVHDDLEDRRIFLRAEVMGQRAELREEYRAEPGRTRKDRTRYKQEHRRLRARLRADRALQARGRDAGGDLWHDVLGADPEDYVNDTDDDRGAAR
- a CDS encoding Na+/H+ antiporter subunit D — translated: MNALVPLPVLLPLCATGLSLAFGTRLARFQRFISVAVLSAVLCLSVILMIAADRQGPLSVHLGDFAPPLGITLVADRLSGLMLTVSSAVTLAVLVYSLGQGMADRDKETPVAVFHPAYLILVAGVSLTFIAGDLVNLYVGFEIMLVASFVLLTLGGTGPRIRAGSTYVIISLFSSMLFLTAIAMAYAATGTANFAQLALRLPDLPLGVQTLVQAMLLTVFAIKAAVFPLAAWLPDSYPTAPAPVTAVFAGLLTKVGIYCMLRVETLFFPGNRLGDLLMAVALASMTVGILGAVAQTDLKRLFSFTLISHIGYMVFGIGLATREAYGGAIFYVAHHITVQTTLFLVAGLIERRGGTNELTRLGGLARAAPLLAVLFFVPAMNFAGIPPLSGFIGKLGLMRAGVADGSVWAWILVAGATVTSLLTLYVMAKIWNLAFWRTEPPGQAAYGTVLETADDSDDDDADAGPDRIPGTGDEGVGPPRAPAGQTVAATLQGRAVTTTVRPPVAMTAATAGAVLLGLAFTVLAGPLTAFTDRAAAELIERRPYVEEVLGR
- a CDS encoding Na+/H+ antiporter subunit E, coding for MRRLITLSYHNPDLPPFSIEFAGRRRRVLDLPLISWLTLIWVMLWSTLTWANVVTGAVVAVIVCLAFPLPQVDLGLRLHPWGILRLGGYLLYDMYTSGVKVTRQIFADRPHRPAVIGVPLRCRSDLMLAATAVTVSNVPGGSLVEVRRATATLFLHVLDADRPEELEAARRSVWKLEELTVRAFGTSDEIARVSEPPPAAESGTGTGTGTGSDSDSGQGET
- a CDS encoding monovalent cation/H+ antiporter complex subunit F — protein: MTGPETVDRVLISAAVVLVVVAGALLLFRISRGPSMLDRAIALDVFAAVIIAGLGAKSAFARDAFYFPIMLVLAFLGFTGSVGIARFIAVRDKPLPRRKPAGKEGRK